The following are from one region of the Eubacterium sp. MSJ-33 genome:
- a CDS encoding LytTR family transcriptional regulator DNA-binding domain-containing protein, which yields MREKKIVLFVVGDEHIWSGCYSVIQEVLFEYHVKYVDNYVAAYKIIVENNIDVMVCGPSAEQYPQNMAEAYRFIESARKLKRYQYTPIILITDVEDPSHYCRHNLKCREVIDPLTVANRLEHSLEAAVWELEHRRSAGKVAIHRDKLEGHMLYFQNENVLYPVKCRHISHIQAVNREMEVCLYNGKKYFTRYITLQKLLDAADVWYFLQCSRSGIINANYVRNIDYTNRVITMRNLDQLSIGTTFIKSVHAHFPTIQEQWQRKQRKLERTIGE from the coding sequence GTGAGGGAGAAGAAAATTGTATTATTTGTTGTGGGGGATGAACACATATGGAGTGGTTGTTACAGCGTCATTCAAGAGGTTCTATTTGAGTATCATGTAAAATATGTGGATAATTATGTAGCGGCATACAAAATTATCGTAGAGAACAATATTGACGTTATGGTGTGTGGACCCTCTGCGGAACAATATCCACAGAATATGGCGGAGGCATATCGGTTTATAGAATCTGCCCGAAAATTAAAACGATATCAATATACCCCGATTATACTGATCACGGATGTGGAGGATCCAAGTCACTATTGTAGACACAATCTGAAATGCAGAGAAGTCATTGATCCTTTGACTGTGGCAAATCGATTAGAACATTCTCTGGAGGCCGCAGTGTGGGAGCTTGAACACAGACGAAGTGCAGGAAAAGTGGCGATACACCGGGATAAGCTTGAAGGACATATGTTGTATTTTCAGAACGAAAATGTCTTATATCCGGTCAAATGTCGGCATATCAGTCATATTCAGGCTGTTAATCGGGAAATGGAAGTATGTCTTTATAATGGCAAAAAATATTTTACTCGGTATATTACATTACAGAAACTGTTGGATGCAGCGGATGTGTGGTATTTTCTGCAATGCTCCAGAAGTGGGATTATCAATGCGAACTATGTGCGCAATATAGATTATACAAACCGTGTGATTACAATGCGAAATCTGGATCAGTTATCAATTGGAACGACGTTTATAAAATCTGTGCATGCACATTTTCCAACGATTCAGGAACAATGGCAGAGAAAGCAGAGAAAACTGGAAAGAACAATAGGTGAATAA
- a CDS encoding Gfo/Idh/MocA family protein, with the protein MINFKVGIMGAGRIAGTIADTLNELDAFETYAIASRDAERAAAFSKEHQVKKFYGSYEELVQDPDVELIYIATPHSNHAELAKLCLNAGKPVLVEKAFSYDAKSTEEVLKLSEEKGIFCGEAMWIRFMPMYRLMTEYIQKGAIGHVTNITCSLGYYLLKDKRVTSPELAGGALLDLGVYPLNLISMFYGPDSPMVGSTCAKLDTGVDAQETLQFAYKGGKCANAFVTLMYQPDNNAKIYGDRGYIEIDNINCPETFRIYTSNHNLVLETKKPERQTTGYEFEFIAARDAIIQGRTECPEMPHSETLRIMQICDSLRQTWQIKFPME; encoded by the coding sequence ATGATTAATTTTAAAGTTGGAATTATGGGTGCCGGAAGAATCGCCGGAACTATCGCCGATACATTAAATGAATTAGATGCTTTTGAAACCTATGCAATTGCTTCCCGCGACGCGGAGAGAGCCGCCGCATTCAGTAAGGAACATCAGGTCAAAAAGTTTTACGGATCTTATGAAGAGCTTGTACAGGATCCGGATGTGGAACTCATCTATATAGCAACGCCACACTCCAATCATGCAGAGCTTGCCAAGCTTTGTCTGAATGCCGGGAAACCTGTTCTTGTTGAGAAAGCATTTTCTTATGACGCAAAGTCAACAGAAGAAGTGCTGAAACTCTCTGAAGAAAAGGGTATCTTCTGTGGAGAAGCCATGTGGATCCGTTTCATGCCGATGTACCGGCTGATGACAGAATATATCCAAAAGGGCGCGATCGGTCATGTAACCAATATCACTTGTTCGCTTGGTTATTATCTGTTAAAAGACAAACGTGTAACCAGTCCGGAGCTTGCCGGAGGCGCTTTGCTTGATCTCGGCGTATATCCTTTGAATCTGATTTCTATGTTCTATGGGCCGGACTCTCCAATGGTTGGTTCTACCTGTGCCAAGCTTGACACCGGTGTAGATGCCCAGGAAACATTGCAGTTCGCATATAAGGGTGGCAAATGTGCAAATGCATTTGTTACTTTGATGTATCAACCGGACAACAATGCAAAGATCTACGGTGACCGCGGTTACATTGAGATCGACAATATCAATTGCCCGGAGACATTCCGCATCTATACATCCAACCATAATCTGGTTTTGGAGACAAAGAAACCGGAGCGCCAGACAACCGGTTATGAGTTTGAATTTATTGCTGCCAGAGATGCTATTATTCAGGGAAGAACTGAATGTCCAGAAATGCCGCATTCCGAGACGCTTCGTATTATGCAGATTTGTGATTCATTGCGCCAGACCTGGCAGATCAAATTCCCAATGGAATAA
- the aroD gene encoding type I 3-dehydroquinate dehydratase: protein MIRYCKIKRCIIGFDRPKICVPLVGKTAEEILIQANQIKQSQRSSAIDMVELRGDYLDFLSDYEQLDRLLRDVAEALPEKVLLFTIRSEAEGGQPLVFSSPTVYEINRHVIEAAIADMVDIELFSGTDQASSLIKRAKEKGVKIIMSNHDFHTTPDASVIVNRLRSMQDLGADVVKIAVMPENKMQVVNLLAATAMMQEAYAEVPVVAMSMGKMGAISRISGQVFGSAITFASFAEASAPGQIPVEKMDEALTLVEKYCN from the coding sequence ATGATTCGTTATTGTAAAATAAAACGCTGCATCATCGGTTTTGACAGACCGAAGATCTGCGTTCCACTCGTCGGTAAAACGGCAGAAGAAATTCTGATACAGGCGAATCAGATAAAGCAGTCACAGAGAAGCTCTGCCATTGATATGGTAGAGCTTCGTGGCGATTATCTGGATTTTTTGTCAGACTATGAACAACTGGATCGGCTGCTGCGGGATGTAGCAGAGGCTTTGCCGGAGAAAGTATTGCTTTTCACAATCCGAAGTGAGGCGGAAGGCGGACAGCCGCTTGTTTTCTCGTCACCGACAGTTTACGAGATCAATCGGCATGTAATAGAAGCTGCAATTGCAGACATGGTTGATATTGAGCTTTTCTCTGGAACCGATCAGGCGTCTTCCCTGATTAAGCGGGCGAAAGAAAAAGGTGTGAAGATTATTATGTCGAATCATGATTTTCACACAACGCCGGATGCTTCAGTGATTGTAAATCGGTTGCGCAGTATGCAGGATTTAGGCGCAGATGTTGTCAAAATCGCAGTTATGCCGGAGAATAAAATGCAGGTCGTAAATCTGCTTGCTGCCACCGCTATGATGCAGGAGGCTTATGCGGAAGTTCCGGTCGTTGCGATGTCTATGGGTAAGATGGGAGCGATCAGCCGGATCAGTGGTCAGGTGTTTGGCAGTGCGATTACATTTGCCAGCTTTGCGGAGGCATCCGCACCGGGACAGATACCGGTGGAGAAGATGGATGAAGCACTGACATTGGTAGAAAAATATTGTAACTAG
- the ileS gene encoding isoleucine--tRNA ligase — translation MYEKVSTKLDFTSREEKVLKFWKENEIFEKSIEEKKDLPTYTFYDGPPTANGKPHIGHVLTRVIKDMIPRYQTMKGHKIIRKAGWDTHGLPVELEIEKELGIDGKEQIEAYGLDPFIRKCKESVWKYKGMWEEFSNKVGFWADMDNPYVTYHNTFIESEWWALKKIWDDGLLYKGFKIVPYCPRCGTPLSSHEVAQGYKTVKERSAVVRFKVIGEDAYFLAWTTTPWTLPSNVALCVNPDENYCKVKAADGYTYYMAEALLDKVLGGMAEKLVKEEKIAEGTPAYEILETYKGKELEGKDYEPLFECTKEYVAKLPQKGHYITCDSYVTMSDGTGIVHIAPAFGEDDANVGRKYDLPFVQFVDGKGEMTKETPYAGLFVKDADKPVLVDLEKAGLLFDAPKFEHEYPHCWRCDTPLIYYARDTWFIKMSAVKDRLVKNNNTVNWIPEGIGKGRFGAWLENVQDWGLSRNRYWGTPLNIWECSCGKRHAIGSIEELKSMSKNCPDDIELHRPYIDAVTITCPDCGGEMKRVPEVIDCWFDSGAMPFAQWHYPFENQDIFEDNFPADFISEAVDQTRGWFYSLMAISTLLFDKAPYKNVIVLGHVQDKDGQKMSKSKGNAVDPMEALNKYGADAIRWYFYSNSAPWLPNRFHEDAVVEGQRKFMGTLWNTYAFYVLYANIDAFDPTKYTLEYDKLSVMDKWLLSKLNSMVKSVDDNLGNYRIPEATKALAEFVDDMSNWYVRRCRERYWAKDMPQDKINAYMTLYTALVTLCKAAAPMIPFLTEDIYQNLVRSVDKNAPESIHLCDFPEVNESMIDPELEVSMDEVLKVVVFGRAARNTANIKSRQPIANMYIKAAKTLDDYFVDILRDELNVKNVEFKEDLSAFTAYSFKPQLRTVGPKYGKHLNAIKEYLANVDGNKAMNELKADGVIKFTADDTEIALAEEDLLIDVAKMEGYVTEGDNYVTVVIDTTLTPELIEEGYVREVISKIQTMRKDSDFQVTDRIKVYVTGNAKIADVMEKNADEIKRVVLGDAFVMDATCDNSKEWNINGEKVTIGVEVSK, via the coding sequence ATGTACGAAAAGGTTTCTACAAAGCTGGACTTCACCAGCCGGGAAGAAAAAGTACTCAAGTTCTGGAAAGAGAACGAAATCTTTGAGAAGAGTATCGAAGAGAAAAAAGACCTGCCGACCTATACATTTTATGACGGCCCTCCAACGGCAAACGGCAAGCCGCACATCGGTCATGTGCTGACACGTGTTATCAAGGATATGATTCCACGATATCAGACAATGAAGGGACATAAGATTATCCGTAAGGCCGGATGGGACACACACGGTCTTCCGGTTGAGCTCGAGATCGAGAAAGAGCTTGGTATCGATGGCAAGGAGCAGATCGAGGCGTATGGCTTAGATCCGTTTATCCGCAAATGTAAAGAGTCCGTATGGAAATACAAAGGTATGTGGGAAGAATTCTCCAACAAAGTAGGATTCTGGGCAGATATGGATAATCCGTATGTCACATATCACAATACATTTATCGAGTCCGAATGGTGGGCATTGAAGAAGATCTGGGATGACGGACTTCTCTATAAGGGATTCAAGATCGTGCCTTATTGTCCACGTTGTGGAACACCGCTTTCGTCACACGAGGTAGCACAGGGTTATAAGACAGTCAAGGAACGTTCCGCTGTGGTACGTTTTAAGGTGATCGGTGAGGATGCGTATTTCCTGGCATGGACGACAACACCTTGGACACTTCCAAGTAATGTGGCACTCTGTGTAAATCCGGATGAGAACTACTGTAAGGTAAAGGCAGCAGACGGCTACACTTATTACATGGCAGAGGCTCTGCTTGACAAGGTACTTGGCGGCATGGCAGAGAAGCTTGTCAAGGAAGAGAAGATTGCAGAGGGTACACCTGCATATGAAATCCTTGAGACTTACAAGGGTAAGGAATTAGAGGGCAAGGATTATGAGCCGCTTTTCGAGTGTACAAAGGAGTATGTTGCGAAGCTTCCGCAGAAAGGACATTACATTACATGCGATTCCTATGTAACGATGTCCGACGGTACCGGTATCGTTCATATCGCACCGGCATTTGGTGAGGATGATGCAAACGTCGGAAGAAAATACGACCTTCCATTCGTACAATTTGTCGATGGCAAGGGTGAGATGACAAAGGAAACACCTTATGCAGGACTTTTTGTAAAGGATGCAGACAAGCCGGTGCTCGTTGATCTGGAGAAGGCAGGGCTTCTGTTTGATGCTCCGAAGTTCGAGCATGAGTATCCACACTGCTGGAGATGTGACACACCGCTTATCTACTATGCAAGAGATACATGGTTCATCAAGATGTCTGCAGTGAAGGACAGACTGGTGAAGAATAATAACACTGTAAACTGGATTCCGGAAGGTATCGGTAAGGGACGTTTCGGCGCATGGCTGGAAAATGTTCAGGACTGGGGGCTGTCACGTAACCGTTACTGGGGAACTCCACTGAATATCTGGGAGTGCTCTTGTGGCAAGCGCCACGCAATCGGTTCGATCGAGGAACTGAAATCCATGAGTAAGAACTGTCCGGATGATATTGAACTTCACCGCCCATACATTGATGCGGTAACAATCACATGTCCGGATTGTGGCGGCGAGATGAAGCGTGTGCCGGAGGTTATCGACTGCTGGTTTGACTCCGGTGCGATGCCATTTGCACAGTGGCACTATCCGTTTGAGAATCAGGACATCTTCGAGGACAACTTCCCGGCTGATTTTATCAGTGAGGCGGTTGACCAGACAAGAGGATGGTTTTATTCCCTGATGGCGATCTCAACATTGCTGTTTGACAAGGCACCTTACAAGAACGTTATCGTGCTTGGACATGTACAGGATAAGGACGGACAGAAGATGAGTAAGTCTAAGGGTAACGCAGTTGATCCGATGGAGGCACTGAACAAATATGGTGCAGATGCAATCCGCTGGTACTTCTATAGCAATTCCGCACCTTGGCTTCCAAACCGTTTCCATGAGGATGCAGTAGTTGAAGGCCAGAGAAAATTCATGGGTACACTCTGGAATACGTATGCATTTTATGTACTGTATGCGAACATTGATGCGTTTGATCCAACGAAGTACACATTGGAATATGACAAGCTGTCCGTGATGGATAAGTGGCTGTTGTCAAAGCTTAATTCTATGGTGAAGTCCGTAGATGATAACCTTGGCAATTATCGTATTCCGGAGGCAACTAAGGCACTCGCTGAGTTTGTCGATGATATGAGTAACTGGTATGTCAGACGTTGCCGTGAGCGTTACTGGGCAAAGGATATGCCACAGGATAAGATCAACGCGTACATGACGCTGTATACGGCACTTGTAACACTCTGCAAGGCCGCAGCACCGATGATTCCGTTTTTGACAGAGGATATCTACCAGAACTTAGTTCGAAGCGTAGATAAGAATGCGCCGGAATCCATTCACCTGTGCGACTTCCCGGAGGTAAATGAGTCCATGATTGATCCGGAGCTTGAAGTAAGCATGGATGAAGTACTGAAGGTCGTTGTATTTGGACGTGCCGCAAGAAATACCGCGAACATCAAGTCCCGTCAGCCGATTGCGAATATGTATATCAAGGCTGCAAAGACATTGGATGATTATTTCGTAGATATCCTGCGTGACGAGCTGAATGTGAAGAACGTAGAGTTCAAGGAAGACCTGTCTGCATTTACCGCATATTCGTTCAAGCCACAGCTTCGTACCGTCGGACCAAAGTATGGCAAGCATCTGAACGCAATCAAGGAATACCTTGCAAATGTCGATGGCAACAAAGCGATGAATGAGCTTAAGGCAGACGGTGTGATCAAATTCACAGCAGATGACACGGAGATCGCACTGGCAGAGGAAGATCTGCTGATCGATGTAGCGAAGATGGAAGGCTATGTGACAGAGGGCGATAACTATGTAACCGTTGTTATCGATACAACCCTGACACCGGAGCTGATAGAGGAAGGCTATGTGCGTGAGGTAATCTCCAAGATCCAGACGATGCGTAAGGATTCTGACTTCCAGGTAACAGACCGCATCAAGGTTTATGTAACCGGCAATGCGAAGATTGCAGATGTTATGGAGAAGAATGCAGATGAGATCAAGCGTGTTGTACTTGGTGATGCGTTTGTGATGGATGCAACCTGCGACAACTCAAAAGAGTGGAACATCAACGGTGAGAAGGTTACAATCGGCGTGGAAGTAAGTAAATAA